The following proteins are encoded in a genomic region of Cardinium endosymbiont of Culicoides punctatus:
- a CDS encoding ankyrin repeat domain-containing protein — MYTRILKMRGKKIDINDRDHLGFTPLHWAIDIGNNILIEKLLKYGAGVNETDNNKSNFLHEAIKQDNLLAVQLLLQYKAADVNIVDNNGNSFCHLGASIDNLEILKNLIQYIPEESRKNILNQINTEGEMLIHLATKKGYKSVVEILLQNEADVNATTQDGCTPLYLAAGSGNLEIVNLLLKHGADIHKKTKNNDTPLQVADRLGYRLVVEILIQKAVKIALIKDTDINAVVDTNGNTLFHWAVNYGDLKSVRALLLSKKLNKNQKNNLEQTASDLESINNYEAITKLLKNNNLFDKSKDFFQRTFSLK, encoded by the coding sequence ATGTATACAAGGATACTAAAAATGCGTGGGAAAAAAATAGATATTAATGATAGAGATCACTTAGGCTTTACTCCTCTTCATTGGGCTATTGATATTGGTAATAATATACTCATTGAAAAATTATTGAAATATGGAGCTGGTGTAAATGAAACGGATAACAATAAGAGTAATTTTCTTCATGAAGCAATTAAGCAAGATAATTTATTAGCTGTTCAGCTGCTACTTCAATATAAAGCTGCTGATGTAAATATCGTAGATAATAATGGAAACAGTTTTTGTCACTTAGGGGCTAGTATTGATAATCTAGAAATCCTTAAAAATCTAATTCAATATATTCCTGAAGAATCTAGAAAGAATATTTTGAATCAAATAAATACTGAAGGGGAGATGCTTATTCATTTGGCAACTAAAAAAGGTTATAAGTCCGTTGTTGAGATACTACTTCAAAATGAAGCTGATGTAAATGCAACAACTCAAGATGGCTGTACTCCATTGTATTTAGCAGCAGGTAGTGGTAATTTAGAAATTGTTAATTTATTACTTAAACATGGTGCTGATATACATAAAAAAACGAAGAATAACGATACTCCTCTCCAAGTAGCAGATCGCCTTGGCTATAGATTAGTTGTTGAAATTTTGATTCAAAAAGCTGTTAAAATAGCGCTTATAAAAGACACTGATATAAATGCAGTAGTAGATACCAATGGAAACACATTATTTCATTGGGCAGTTAATTATGGTGATCTAAAAAGTGTTAGGGCACTACTTCTTTCAAAGAAACTTAATAAAAATCAAAAAAACAACTTAGAACAAACTGCATCTGATTTGGAAAGTATAAATAATTACGAAGCAATTACTAAATTGCTAAAAAACAATAATTTGTTTGATAAAAGCAAAGATTTTTTTCAAAGAACGTTTTCTCTAAAATAA
- a CDS encoding PD-(D/E)XK nuclease family protein yields MYQPFLLQIIRNIDQNDSAKKNMLWVFPTLLSIDYFQQLLNREELHNNRFSCCTLHNMMSSDAKMAVLPKLFLLKELHAVTNLILNREVPFDQFYAWGTTILQDFNLIDSYLVNPSNLFSACIQQKKNETSLAVNHAILEHESVILHNLSTNPCSLSSLLEENLPLIYDAFTKKMIQQDYGYEGLIYREVLDGDLPEKLTRYDQVIFAGFNLLTPSEKKFIEKLSTIVPVTFFWDTDTYYIDNPINIAGYYLRKHRETEVFRKSFNIDTNTHFNDLNKKMVITEVSDTIAQIRVVIDMLQEKTDQGACKHPPHKMGIVISGTALFIPLLNALATLSIPLHFRFNYPIKATVVYLLVKKLIAIWEETAAVKYTDNTLILSNFTASLALLQPLVNEEIQTQISSILTYPPTHVSDLEKIKLGEFGLWLNEHKTGLLNFLEKILTFINEHFIESDGLLLSLNKAVIHHLLEIIPSLKVRYEENHSGLSLLNYLQESSIPFYQNNPTTGLYIVDIAASHNLNFENIFFLNMSEGNFPKVAPSNSFIPYHLRNSFGLPLEDKKLESLTAYGFYRLLQRAQNAYCLFTSRSESGAPNEMSRLLLQLFYNSKLKITSQKFSVHYLALPKPVISIQKNDQVMQLLARFLVTQTETSSSLTPSALISYLNCSLQFYFSYVLQIKQTVATKDQDITVQLGSLLHEIMERLYKPFVGMEIDAHIITQLKSKVKIEIQTVVSDVSTNVDHTVKNAMLLVSILENFVKRILALDDANVPFKLLGVELGKDKPLVTALRLDTERNVQLGGIIDRVDEKEDLIRIIDYKTGDSNHKISNITSLFDRAQIKENKAIFQMMFYAWLFNTLHRTEKQKKIMPYLMHVKALFVDLATSSICIQQPNGSKEYISIKDIREHVEEFEEGMLRLLSEIFNPLVAFTQTEEREKCVYCPYIGICQRE; encoded by the coding sequence ATGTATCAACCCTTTTTATTACAGATTATACGAAACATAGATCAGAATGATTCTGCAAAAAAGAATATGCTTTGGGTATTTCCTACACTATTATCTATAGATTATTTTCAACAGCTGCTAAACAGAGAGGAATTACATAATAATAGATTTTCCTGTTGCACCTTACATAATATGATGAGTTCCGATGCTAAGATGGCTGTATTACCTAAATTGTTTTTATTAAAAGAGCTTCATGCGGTAACCAATCTGATTTTAAATAGGGAAGTCCCTTTTGATCAATTTTATGCTTGGGGTACTACCATTTTGCAAGATTTTAATTTGATAGACAGCTACCTTGTTAATCCGTCTAATCTATTTTCAGCATGCATCCAGCAAAAAAAAAATGAAACCTCTTTAGCTGTTAATCATGCTATATTGGAGCATGAATCTGTTATATTGCATAACTTATCAACCAATCCATGCTCTCTCTCTTCTCTTCTGGAGGAAAACCTACCTCTGATATATGATGCTTTTACAAAAAAAATGATACAACAAGATTATGGATATGAAGGGCTTATCTATAGAGAAGTGTTAGATGGCGATCTTCCGGAAAAGCTTACGCGATATGATCAAGTTATTTTTGCTGGATTTAACTTGCTTACCCCTTCAGAAAAAAAGTTTATAGAAAAACTTAGCACCATTGTCCCAGTAACATTTTTCTGGGATACTGATACCTATTATATAGATAATCCAATCAATATAGCCGGATACTATTTACGCAAACATAGGGAAACAGAAGTCTTTAGAAAAAGTTTTAACATTGATACGAATACCCATTTCAATGATCTTAATAAGAAAATGGTTATTACAGAAGTAAGTGATACTATAGCCCAAATTCGGGTAGTTATAGATATGCTACAAGAGAAAACAGATCAAGGAGCATGCAAACATCCACCTCATAAAATGGGCATAGTGATTAGTGGAACAGCCCTGTTTATACCTTTACTCAATGCATTAGCTACTTTATCTATTCCACTGCATTTTAGGTTCAATTATCCAATAAAGGCTACCGTGGTTTATCTATTGGTAAAAAAGCTGATAGCCATTTGGGAAGAGACAGCAGCAGTTAAGTATACAGATAATACACTTATTTTAAGTAATTTTACAGCTAGCCTAGCACTATTGCAACCACTTGTTAATGAAGAAATACAAACACAAATCTCATCCATACTAACATACCCTCCCACACATGTGTCTGATTTAGAAAAAATCAAATTAGGGGAATTTGGTTTATGGCTTAATGAACATAAAACAGGCCTCCTGAACTTTCTTGAAAAAATATTAACTTTTATAAATGAGCACTTTATAGAATCAGATGGGCTATTACTGTCCCTTAATAAGGCCGTTATCCACCACCTTCTAGAAATCATACCTTCTTTAAAAGTTAGGTATGAAGAGAACCATTCAGGGTTATCTCTTCTGAATTATTTACAGGAAAGTAGCATCCCATTTTACCAGAATAATCCCACAACAGGACTTTATATTGTAGATATTGCAGCGTCACATAATTTAAACTTTGAAAACATTTTCTTTTTGAATATGAGCGAAGGAAATTTCCCTAAAGTAGCGCCTAGTAATTCTTTTATCCCTTACCATTTGCGTAATAGTTTTGGACTCCCTCTTGAAGATAAAAAACTGGAAAGCCTCACAGCTTATGGGTTTTATAGATTGCTACAACGTGCACAAAATGCGTATTGTCTATTTACATCACGAAGTGAGTCGGGGGCACCAAATGAGATGAGTCGATTGTTGTTACAATTATTTTATAATAGCAAATTAAAAATTACATCCCAAAAGTTTTCTGTACATTATTTGGCGTTGCCAAAACCTGTTATATCCATTCAAAAAAATGATCAAGTCATGCAGTTATTAGCACGTTTTTTAGTAACGCAAACAGAAACATCTTCAAGCCTTACTCCTTCTGCATTAATTAGTTATTTGAACTGTTCGTTGCAATTTTATTTTTCTTATGTACTACAAATAAAACAAACTGTAGCAACTAAAGATCAAGATATTACTGTACAACTGGGGAGCTTATTACATGAAATTATGGAAAGACTGTATAAGCCTTTTGTAGGTATGGAAATTGATGCCCACATCATTACCCAATTAAAATCCAAAGTAAAAATAGAAATACAAACAGTTGTATCTGATGTGTCTACTAATGTAGATCATACAGTAAAGAACGCTATGTTGCTTGTTTCCATTTTAGAAAATTTTGTAAAACGCATATTGGCATTAGATGATGCAAATGTGCCATTTAAACTATTGGGGGTTGAGTTAGGTAAAGATAAGCCTTTAGTTACTGCACTACGTTTAGATACAGAAAGAAATGTTCAGTTAGGTGGCATTATAGATCGAGTAGATGAAAAGGAAGATCTTATACGGATTATTGATTACAAAACAGGAGATTCCAATCATAAAATATCCAATATTACCTCTTTGTTTGATCGTGCTCAGATAAAAGAAAATAAAGCCATTTTTCAAATGATGTTTTATGCTTGGCTCTTTAACACCCTTCATAGAACGGAGAAACAAAAAAAAATAATGCCATATTTGATGCATGTCAAGGCACTTTTTGTAGACTTAGCTACTAGTAGTATTTGCATACAACAGCCTAATGGTTCTAAAGAGTACATATCCATTAAAGATATTAGGGAACATGTAGAGGAGTTTGAAGAAGGGATGCTACGGCTGCTTTCAGAAATTTTTAATCCTTTGGTTGCTTTTACACAAACAGAAGAGAGAGAGAAATGTGTATACTGCCCCTATATTGGTATTTGTCAACGAGAATAA
- a CDS encoding ribonuclease HII, with protein MPLLYHSLLSEYTHYNVPYIAGCDEVGARAIAGPIIAAAVILPHDFYDKELYNVKNLTAASRIRISSLVKQQAIAWGIATVCQQDINKTGIANASQLAMHSAINQLKIPPDILLISGRSCNPYKDIPCKCVVHGDKIYAAVAAANIMAKVYRDSFMDKLDKDFPAYEWRKNKGYSTLVHKQAIKVFGITLHHRKRCHPHAD; from the coding sequence ATGCCGTTATTATATCACTCACTTCTATCTGAATATACGCATTATAATGTGCCATATATAGCTGGTTGTGACGAAGTAGGGGCTAGGGCTATAGCGGGCCCGATTATAGCAGCAGCTGTAATATTACCCCATGATTTTTATGATAAAGAGTTGTATAATGTTAAAAATTTGACGGCTGCTTCACGTATTCGTATCTCTTCACTTGTTAAGCAACAAGCTATTGCATGGGGGATTGCAACAGTATGTCAACAGGATATTAACAAAACTGGTATTGCAAATGCATCCCAGTTAGCTATGCATTCAGCAATTAATCAACTAAAAATACCTCCAGATATTTTGCTAATTTCTGGTCGATCATGTAATCCATACAAAGATATTCCATGTAAATGCGTTGTGCATGGAGATAAAATATATGCTGCAGTTGCAGCGGCTAATATAATGGCTAAGGTCTATAGAGACAGCTTTATGGATAAGTTAGATAAAGACTTTCCTGCTTATGAATGGAGAAAGAATAAAGGATATTCAACGCTCGTACATAAACAGGCTATAAAAGTATTTGGTATAACTTTACATCATAGAAAGAGGTGTCATCCCCATGCTGATTGA
- a CDS encoding ComEC/Rec2 family competence protein codes for MYMLLPFLRLSLVWIIGVLLALKYPISTGVTLGMVGLFSLVYFIIFVVYRFKYGTSQLSFFRLNLVGGLLTMLIAYGNVLLHIGEKRQTHFAKFVTHIEPLEGYYAHIEKVYKSSNNLFSCKATVIHIKNYAGWHNSTGSVHLFFARGTNYIPKKGDRLVVNGTPTVCLFDDHQNAKNIFCSLPKPPFYSHTLKKVGKDFMPCTFLNTKNGAEAIRRWCSTILQEQIKEQQAIGIIETLLFAQKDNLDMALCQAYAHTGTMHVLAVSGLHVGMLLLLIQFICSYLLNRIGCQYFLEFLVLVVLWTYTWLCNFSPPILRAVSMITITKFGVMLQRPSNAYNSLFASAFALLLWNPFFLLSWGFQLSYMATLGIIYLYPRINRLLTIENRFIQKIWNATSLSIAAQVGTIPLILYYFNRFPFYFIIANWLVVPAIFTILTLSIAIIAVSWFPVVRTLISFVLTKVIAITNAFVSWVAQWPFSTLDDISIHVHSVYLLYCIFICICLFFRYKRLSYLAIINLFMAFYTMDQIKLIITTSKKCNVLFYNNNALSFDLKHEVEQVTCSDLQLDNLDNLDNKVDYMAFHNSSLITSWHGKIFFSIKDISPDWYIWDGPSLNVDYLLVEERLLEDIDVLLKICTFKKLIIYGSGSNQVQYVLRSNIKKLGIPYIWLQPDEKQEINWLIEENSVRL; via the coding sequence ATGTATATGCTATTACCTTTTTTACGTCTGAGTTTAGTCTGGATAATTGGGGTTCTATTGGCTTTGAAATATCCCATATCCACTGGAGTGACACTGGGTATGGTGGGCCTATTTAGCTTGGTATACTTTATTATTTTCGTAGTATATAGATTTAAATATGGTACAAGCCAGTTGTCGTTTTTTAGACTTAACCTTGTAGGGGGTTTATTAACTATGCTTATAGCATATGGAAATGTATTGCTGCATATAGGTGAAAAGAGACAAACACATTTTGCTAAGTTTGTAACCCACATAGAGCCATTAGAAGGGTATTATGCGCATATTGAAAAAGTTTATAAATCTTCCAATAATTTATTTAGCTGCAAAGCCACTGTAATACATATAAAAAATTACGCAGGTTGGCACAATAGTACAGGATCAGTACACCTTTTTTTTGCTAGGGGAACTAACTACATCCCCAAAAAAGGAGATCGTTTAGTGGTTAATGGCACACCAACAGTTTGCCTGTTCGATGATCATCAAAATGCCAAAAACATCTTTTGCTCTTTACCTAAACCTCCTTTTTATAGCCATACTTTGAAGAAAGTAGGTAAAGATTTTATGCCCTGCACATTTCTAAATACCAAAAATGGGGCAGAAGCAATACGTCGATGGTGTAGCACCATATTGCAAGAACAGATAAAGGAACAACAAGCGATTGGTATTATAGAAACATTGCTTTTTGCCCAAAAGGATAATCTGGATATGGCTTTATGCCAAGCATATGCCCATACAGGAACCATGCATGTATTGGCTGTTTCTGGGTTACATGTGGGTATGCTTTTACTATTGATACAGTTTATATGCAGCTATTTATTAAATAGAATTGGTTGTCAGTATTTTTTAGAATTTTTAGTACTTGTTGTTCTTTGGACATACACTTGGTTATGTAATTTTTCACCACCTATACTACGTGCTGTTAGTATGATTACTATCACAAAATTTGGCGTCATGCTACAAAGACCTTCCAATGCCTATAATTCATTATTTGCTTCTGCATTTGCTTTATTACTGTGGAATCCTTTTTTTTTATTAAGCTGGGGATTTCAGCTTTCATACATGGCAACCCTAGGGATTATTTATTTATATCCACGTATTAATCGACTATTAACCATTGAAAACAGATTTATTCAAAAAATATGGAATGCCACATCGCTATCTATTGCCGCACAGGTTGGTACGATTCCACTTATTTTATATTATTTTAATCGCTTTCCCTTTTATTTCATTATTGCCAATTGGTTGGTTGTACCAGCCATTTTTACTATCCTTACACTAAGCATAGCTATAATTGCTGTAAGCTGGTTCCCAGTAGTTCGTACGTTAATAAGTTTTGTGTTAACGAAGGTCATTGCTATTACTAATGCTTTTGTATCCTGGGTTGCGCAATGGCCATTTAGTACACTAGATGATATATCTATACATGTTCATTCCGTTTATTTACTGTATTGTATATTCATTTGTATCTGCCTTTTTTTTAGATACAAGCGTCTTAGCTATTTGGCTATAATAAACCTATTCATGGCATTTTATACTATGGATCAGATAAAACTCATTATAACAACCAGCAAAAAATGTAATGTGCTTTTCTACAATAATAATGCATTATCTTTTGATTTAAAACATGAAGTAGAGCAAGTAACATGTTCGGACCTGCAATTAGATAACTTAGATAACTTAGATAACAAGGTAGATTATATGGCATTTCATAATAGTTCTCTCATAACATCTTGGCATGGAAAGATTTTTTTTAGTATCAAAGATATCTCTCCTGATTGGTATATATGGGATGGTCCTAGTCTTAATGTAGATTATTTATTGGTAGAGGAAAGATTACTAGAGGATATAGATGTGCTACTCAAAATTTGCACTTTTAAAAAATTGATAATATATGGTAGTGGATCAAATCAAGTACAGTATGTTTTACGATCTAATATTAAAAAATTAGGCATACCCTATATTTGGCTACAACCTGACGAAAAACAAGAGATAAACTGGCTTATAGAAGAAAATAGCGTAAGATTATGA
- a CDS encoding peroxiredoxin: MSLLGTKAPIFKASAVIKGGTVVDDFSLEQFLGKKEVILFFYPKDFTFVCPTELLSFQQELFQFEQRNVALVGCSTDTEETHVAWLNTDRTKGGIAGITYPLIADVSKTISANYGVLGGSWDYNESGQLVFSGIPVAYRGTFLIDKEGIIRYVAINDLPLGRNVDEILRIVDMWQHVVQFGEVCPANWIKGDVAMHATQEGISDYLTNHFNK, translated from the coding sequence GTGAGTTTATTAGGAACTAAAGCCCCTATTTTCAAAGCATCTGCTGTAATAAAGGGAGGAACTGTTGTAGATGATTTTTCCCTAGAACAATTTTTGGGGAAAAAAGAAGTGATTCTTTTTTTCTATCCTAAAGATTTTACTTTTGTTTGCCCTACGGAATTGTTATCTTTTCAGCAAGAATTATTTCAGTTTGAGCAACGGAATGTTGCGCTAGTTGGGTGTTCTACGGATACGGAAGAAACGCATGTTGCTTGGTTAAATACCGATAGAACGAAAGGGGGGATTGCTGGAATTACCTACCCATTAATTGCTGATGTTAGTAAAACAATATCTGCTAATTATGGTGTGCTAGGAGGAAGCTGGGATTATAATGAATCCGGCCAGCTTGTGTTTTCGGGTATCCCTGTTGCTTATCGTGGTACTTTCTTGATTGATAAAGAGGGAATTATTCGATATGTTGCTATTAATGACTTGCCATTAGGTAGAAATGTTGATGAAATACTTCGTATTGTTGACATGTGGCAGCATGTAGTCCAGTTTGGAGAGGTTTGCCCGGCTAACTGGATAAAAGGAGATGTCGCTATGCATGCCACACAAGAGGGTATTTCTGACTATCTAACCAATCACTTCAATAAATAA
- a CDS encoding Npt1/Npt2 family nucleotide transporter, producing MSTKQEFGPIRSRMFPIHKSELRKFLPMAFIFILISLCYALTRSLKDMLVLKDANNTAIYWLKAVAITPSMIFFTIIYGKISRSASRDGRFNAVMIYFLCFFLLALVFLLPNRNTLQLTTISKFLIEKYPAFIGLWQAICYWPISLFYVNAEAFGTFALSVVFWTFVNEITGVKQAKRFYAFLSMFAAFGSISAGMILRLESIGKNFDESLKFVVVALTLILIVYNYFTADIKANPEYYQVEQKPKKVKVKMSFRQSMRFLAQSKYLIYVSILVTSYGLAIALFEAVLKAQVQEYIKMVGDNALLARVYSNQQILVGIVSILVALFFATPILKRGWSFAASATPVTALIMTVLFFAFLRFGSTLDTFLQTYYSTTAAYMAVMVGLCNVVLIKSVKYILFDPTKEAVYIPLDEETKVRGKAAVDGVGSRLGKSLASILITSMATTFGGGDIANIRTPIVLIIIAVIIVWLIAVRNLGKLKEEAEGQHEAEQKATIKMQASK from the coding sequence ATGAGTACAAAACAAGAATTCGGCCCGATACGCAGCAGAATGTTTCCCATTCACAAAAGTGAATTGCGTAAGTTTTTACCAATGGCCTTTATTTTTATCTTGATATCTTTATGTTACGCACTTACGCGTTCCCTTAAGGACATGCTCGTACTAAAAGATGCTAATAACACAGCTATCTATTGGCTCAAGGCAGTAGCCATTACGCCAAGTATGATTTTTTTTACAATTATCTATGGAAAGATTAGTCGTAGTGCAAGTAGAGATGGGAGGTTTAATGCTGTAATGATCTATTTCTTATGTTTTTTCTTACTTGCACTGGTCTTTTTATTGCCAAATAGAAATACATTGCAATTGACAACCATTTCTAAGTTCCTTATAGAGAAGTATCCAGCATTTATAGGTCTTTGGCAAGCAATCTGTTATTGGCCAATATCTTTATTTTATGTGAATGCTGAGGCGTTTGGGACTTTTGCACTTAGTGTTGTATTTTGGACATTTGTAAATGAAATTACAGGAGTAAAGCAAGCTAAGCGTTTTTATGCCTTTTTGAGTATGTTTGCTGCTTTTGGATCTATTAGTGCAGGAATGATACTGCGATTAGAGAGTATCGGTAAAAACTTTGACGAAAGTCTCAAGTTCGTAGTTGTCGCACTAACGTTAATTTTAATAGTTTACAACTATTTTACTGCAGATATAAAAGCGAATCCGGAATACTATCAAGTTGAGCAAAAACCTAAAAAAGTAAAAGTAAAAATGTCGTTTAGGCAATCTATGAGGTTTTTAGCTCAGTCTAAATACTTGATCTATGTGTCTATATTGGTTACAAGCTACGGATTAGCCATTGCTCTATTTGAAGCTGTACTAAAAGCCCAAGTACAGGAATATATAAAAATGGTAGGTGACAATGCACTTTTAGCAAGAGTATATTCTAACCAACAAATTTTAGTGGGCATTGTTTCTATTTTAGTTGCACTTTTCTTTGCGACACCAATACTAAAAAGAGGATGGAGTTTTGCGGCATCTGCTACGCCAGTTACTGCATTAATAATGACCGTTCTATTCTTTGCTTTTCTACGTTTTGGTAGTACGTTAGATACCTTTTTACAAACGTACTATAGTACGACAGCTGCCTATATGGCTGTTATGGTAGGGCTTTGTAATGTAGTATTGATTAAATCAGTTAAATATATTCTCTTTGATCCAACCAAAGAAGCAGTCTATATTCCACTTGATGAAGAGACTAAAGTTCGAGGAAAAGCAGCTGTAGATGGGGTAGGGTCTCGTTTAGGCAAAAGTTTGGCATCGATATTGATTACTAGCATGGCTACTACGTTTGGTGGGGGAGATATTGCTAATATTCGTACACCAATTGTACTCATCATTATTGCAGTTATTATAGTTTGGTTAATTGCTGTGCGTAATTTAGGAAAGCTAAAAGAAGAAGCTGAGGGACAACATGAAGCAGAACAGAAAGCAACTATTAAAATGCAAGCAAGTAAATAA
- the argS gene encoding arginine--tRNA ligase, which translates to MKIELQLKSVLQKAFLDNYQLSLDIEELGLQITRKEFAGTFSLPVFPYAKKCNEHPTQLAEKIGEWLQDHTDLISSYNVISGFLNLVIHDKIWLNVLAEIEQNPNYGCLDKRNSNVVVEFSCPNTNKPQHLGHLRTNFLGSALSKILDAAGYTVYTVNLINDRGIHICKSMVAYQQFGSNETPESSGIKGDHLVGKYYVKFDQVYKEQLAHIQSNGEDATKTPPPILQEAQKMLIEWEKGNPSVMALWKKMNNWVYDGFHVTYHQLGIAFDKTYYESDTYLLGKKIVEEGVHKKIFYKRSDGAIAIDLSQYELGEKVLLRGDGTAVYITQDLGTADLRYTDYHFDKMIYVVGNEQEHHFKVLFAIMDALDRPYASSMHHLSYGMVDLPSGKMKSREGNVVDADNLIAEMIDTIVQYTEVSNKIGILSKEEQNKLHNTLAVGALKFFLLKVIPQKRMLFNPNDSVDFQGDTGTFIQYTYARICSLESKASDITIASPSTYNRPLSPLEQSLIFQLYMLPTQIEEAAKHYAPSIIANYALELAKTYNKFYAACPILRASNISARSFRLLLSFCVAKVLKRSMALLTIELPAKM; encoded by the coding sequence ATGAAAATAGAACTCCAACTTAAATCAGTACTACAAAAAGCGTTTTTAGACAATTATCAATTATCCCTTGATATAGAGGAGTTAGGCTTACAGATTACTAGAAAAGAATTTGCAGGGACCTTTTCATTGCCTGTATTTCCCTATGCTAAAAAATGTAATGAACACCCTACCCAATTAGCAGAGAAAATAGGTGAATGGTTACAAGACCATACAGATTTGATATCTTCATACAATGTGATAAGTGGGTTTTTGAATCTAGTTATTCATGATAAAATTTGGCTTAACGTTTTAGCAGAAATTGAGCAGAATCCCAATTATGGATGCCTAGATAAACGAAACAGCAATGTAGTAGTAGAATTTTCGTGCCCAAATACAAATAAACCACAACACCTTGGTCATTTACGTACTAATTTTTTGGGTAGTGCACTGTCCAAAATATTAGATGCTGCTGGCTATACAGTATATACAGTCAACCTTATCAATGACAGGGGCATTCATATCTGTAAATCTATGGTTGCATATCAGCAGTTTGGCTCAAATGAAACACCAGAAAGTAGTGGCATCAAGGGAGATCATTTAGTAGGGAAATATTATGTGAAATTTGATCAAGTATATAAAGAACAATTGGCACATATCCAAAGCAATGGAGAAGATGCTACTAAAACACCTCCTCCGATTTTACAGGAAGCTCAAAAAATGCTGATAGAATGGGAAAAAGGGAATCCCTCTGTTATGGCTTTATGGAAAAAAATGAATAACTGGGTTTATGATGGATTTCACGTCACTTACCATCAATTAGGGATTGCTTTTGATAAAACATATTATGAATCTGATACCTATCTATTAGGCAAAAAAATTGTAGAAGAAGGCGTTCACAAAAAAATATTCTACAAAAGAAGCGATGGCGCTATTGCAATAGATCTGTCTCAATATGAATTAGGAGAAAAAGTTTTACTGCGTGGAGATGGAACAGCTGTTTATATTACTCAAGACTTAGGAACAGCAGATTTACGTTATACAGACTATCATTTTGATAAAATGATTTATGTTGTAGGAAATGAACAAGAACATCATTTTAAAGTGTTATTTGCTATTATGGATGCTTTAGATAGACCCTATGCCTCATCAATGCATCATTTATCTTATGGGATGGTAGATCTACCTAGTGGAAAGATGAAGTCTAGAGAAGGAAATGTAGTAGATGCCGATAACCTCATTGCAGAAATGATTGATACAATTGTACAGTATACTGAGGTGTCCAATAAAATTGGAATTTTAAGTAAAGAAGAACAAAATAAACTCCATAATACCCTAGCAGTAGGCGCGTTAAAATTTTTTTTATTAAAGGTCATTCCACAAAAAAGAATGCTATTTAATCCTAATGATTCTGTTGATTTTCAGGGAGATACTGGTACATTTATTCAATATACCTATGCTAGAATTTGTTCATTAGAAAGCAAGGCTAGTGATATAACAATAGCCTCACCTTCCACCTACAATAGGCCCCTTAGCCCATTAGAACAGAGTCTTATTTTTCAGCTTTACATGTTGCCTACACAAATAGAAGAGGCCGCAAAGCATTATGCCCCTTCGATAATAGCAAATTATGCACTAGAATTAGCAAAGACTTATAATAAGTTTTATGCAGCTTGTCCCATTTTAAGAGCGTCTAATATCAGTGCACGTAGCTTCAGATTACTGCTTTCTTTTTGTGTAGCAAAAGTTCTAAAAAGAAGCATGGCTCTTTTGACAATTGAGTTACCTGCAAAAATGTAG